From Roseburia hominis, the proteins below share one genomic window:
- a CDS encoding type II toxin-antitoxin system Phd/YefM family antitoxin produces MIQIRPVSDLRNKFPEIERIVNEGEPIYLTKNGYGSMVVLSLDAYSRLTDGVEAALDEADRIADTDSRRMSHDEVFGNLRRKINAK; encoded by the coding sequence ATGATACAAATCAGACCTGTTTCCGATTTAAGGAATAAATTCCCGGAGATTGAAAGAATCGTCAATGAGGGAGAGCCAATATATCTGACCAAAAATGGTTATGGCTCTATGGTTGTACTGAGCCTTGATGCTTACTCTCGATTAACAGACGGTGTTGAAGCCGCATTAGATGAGGCGGACAGAATTGCAGATACCGATTCCAGACGTATGAGTCATGATGAAGTGTTCGGAAATCTTCGGAGGAAGATAAATGCCAAATAA
- a CDS encoding 4Fe-4S binding protein: MIRRIIHIDENKCNGCGACASACHEGAIGMVDGKARLLRDDYCDGLGDCLPTCPTGAITFVEREAASYDEAAVKAAQAAKKEAQPCGCPGTKSRQILRENQDKSASPTLESQLSQWPIQIKLAPVNAPYFDGAKLLIAADCTAYAYANFHNRFIKDHITLVGCPKLDHVDYSEKLAEILRENDIQSLTIVRMEVPCCVGMVQAVKTALQASGRLIPWQIVIISTDGRIISE; encoded by the coding sequence ATGATAAGAAGAATCATTCACATTGACGAAAATAAATGTAACGGCTGCGGCGCCTGCGCCTCGGCCTGCCACGAAGGTGCCATCGGCATGGTGGACGGGAAGGCCAGGCTACTGCGCGACGACTACTGCGACGGTCTGGGCGATTGTCTCCCTACCTGCCCCACGGGAGCAATCACTTTTGTGGAGCGCGAGGCCGCATCTTACGATGAGGCTGCCGTAAAAGCAGCACAGGCCGCCAAAAAAGAAGCCCAGCCCTGTGGCTGTCCCGGCACAAAGTCCAGGCAGATCCTGCGGGAAAACCAAGATAAATCTGCTTCACCTACCCTGGAAAGCCAGCTGTCCCAGTGGCCCATCCAGATTAAGCTGGCGCCGGTAAACGCACCCTATTTCGACGGCGCAAAGCTGCTCATCGCCGCAGACTGCACGGCATATGCCTATGCAAACTTCCACAATCGTTTTATCAAAGATCATATTACGCTTGTGGGCTGTCCGAAACTGGATCATGTGGATTACTCTGAGAAGCTTGCGGAGATTCTTCGGGAAAATGATATCCAGAGCCTGACCATTGTCCGCATGGAAGTTCCCTGCTGCGTCGGTATGGTACAGGCCGTGAAAACAGCGCTCCAGGCAAGCGGCAGGCTGATTCCCTGGCAAATTGTGATTATTTCCACCGATGGAAGAATCATTAGCGAATAG
- a CDS encoding Crp/Fnr family transcriptional regulator, translating into MKKYLPVLKNTKLFQGIREEEIEEMLGCLGARKREFMKGEWIYHVGDCITEVALVLEGAVHIKKEDYWGNLSILNVVEAGEVFGEAYAVYGSEPMVNDVVAACDTTVLFLDIGRVLASCPSTCHFHTLLIQNFFAVLAAKNRALAQKIGHMSQRTTREKLLSYLSEQRGRAKSPSFEIPFNRQQLADFLSVDRSAMSSELGKMRDEGIVEFNRNHFCLK; encoded by the coding sequence ATGAAGAAATATTTACCTGTTTTGAAAAATACAAAGCTCTTTCAGGGAATACGAGAGGAAGAGATAGAGGAAATGCTGGGCTGTCTGGGCGCGAGGAAGCGGGAGTTCATGAAAGGGGAGTGGATTTATCATGTTGGAGATTGCATTACGGAGGTGGCGTTGGTACTGGAGGGAGCCGTCCATATTAAAAAGGAAGATTACTGGGGGAACCTAAGTATTTTGAATGTTGTGGAGGCCGGCGAGGTGTTTGGTGAGGCTTATGCAGTCTATGGGAGTGAACCGATGGTAAATGACGTGGTCGCCGCCTGTGACACGACGGTGCTGTTTCTTGATATCGGCAGGGTGCTCGCGAGTTGTCCCTCCACCTGTCATTTTCATACGCTGTTGATTCAGAATTTTTTTGCGGTGCTTGCTGCAAAGAACAGAGCTCTGGCGCAGAAAATCGGCCATATGTCCCAGAGAACGACGCGGGAGAAATTGCTTTCTTACCTGTCGGAGCAGAGGGGAAGGGCGAAAAGTCCGTCGTTTGAGATCCCGTTCAACCGACAGCAGCTTGCGGATTTTCTGTCGGTGGACAGGAGCGCGATGTCGAGTGAACTGGGGAAAATGCGGGATGAGGGAATCGTAGAATTTAACAGGAACCATTTTTGCCTGAAATAA
- a CDS encoding type II toxin-antitoxin system RelE/ParE family toxin, whose protein sequence is MPNKKYRLNYLPLFYEDLDDKVSYITYKLKNPQAANALLDKVEKAIHERLPVAESFEPYESIKERKYKYYRIYVDNYTIFYVVIDDNPADLIMEVRRFLYNGQNYKRII, encoded by the coding sequence ATGCCAAATAAGAAATACCGACTAAACTATCTGCCGCTCTTCTATGAAGACCTCGATGATAAGGTTTCATACATTACCTACAAACTCAAAAATCCGCAAGCAGCAAATGCACTATTAGACAAAGTAGAAAAAGCCATCCACGAACGACTTCCTGTAGCGGAATCCTTCGAGCCATATGAATCTATAAAAGAACGTAAGTATAAATATTATCGCATATATGTGGATAATTACACTATCTTCTATGTGGTGATTGATGACAATCCCGCAGATCTGATTATGGAAGTAAGGCGTTTCCTGTACAACGGTCAAAACTATAAAAGAATTATCTAA
- a CDS encoding metal-sensing transcriptional repressor, which produces MNERKECCSHKTKERSEKEYKSLLNRLNRIEGQIRGIKGMVEKDAYCTDILIQVSAVNAALNSFNKVLLANHIKTCVTQDIRDGKEETVDELVTVLQKLMR; this is translated from the coding sequence ATGAACGAAAGAAAAGAATGTTGTTCCCACAAGACGAAGGAACGTTCGGAGAAAGAGTATAAGAGCCTTCTGAACCGGCTGAACCGTATTGAGGGGCAGATACGGGGAATCAAAGGGATGGTGGAAAAGGACGCGTATTGTACGGATATTCTGATTCAGGTATCGGCGGTGAATGCGGCGCTTAATAGTTTTAATAAGGTCCTTTTGGCAAATCATATTAAGACCTGTGTGACGCAGGATATTCGGGACGGCAAGGAAGAGACCGTGGATGAGTTGGTAACGGTTTTACAGAAATTAATGAGATAA
- a CDS encoding heavy metal-associated domain-containing protein: MGNVIVIAVLLVIAFFAVKSTMKHFKGEGGCCGGGCSECGNAKMKHKKLEGDKIAEKVIRIEGMHCEHCKHAVEEEINKIDGASAKVNLRKNLAVVSMDRRIADDELYAAVARAGFQVVE, translated from the coding sequence ATGGGAAATGTGATTGTAATTGCAGTTCTTTTGGTAATTGCATTTTTTGCGGTAAAAAGCACAATGAAACATTTTAAGGGAGAGGGCGGCTGCTGTGGAGGCGGCTGCAGTGAATGTGGAAATGCAAAGATGAAACATAAGAAACTTGAGGGAGATAAGATTGCGGAAAAAGTGATCAGGATAGAGGGCATGCACTGCGAACATTGCAAGCACGCGGTGGAAGAGGAGATTAATAAGATTGACGGAGCTTCAGCAAAGGTGAATCTGCGGAAGAATCTTGCAGTAGTTTCCATGGATCGCAGGATTGCAGATGACGAACTGTATGCAGCGGTAGCGCGTGCCGGATTTCAGGTGGTGGAGTGA
- a CDS encoding PHB depolymerase family esterase yields MKIKTFPQDMSVFEVDHAQPRRCLVSGLFEETVEVNGQKRIFYTYISPDLLYNSPCLVLALSDHISVAEYLENSFWLHFAKEHHMFLHILVPQNEAWDLSGGDADYMNKVYLQINSRRFYVTMQDNIYAAGIGNGAAIAQQAVMKMSSEWSGLATFGDLDDRALLNTEATHGGEDTGKTELVISAAKVQVPAWMAWSENKGANAKVCNYWKKINQVEDEIYSNRWADEIYFPSKICKKSQVNEESISQVRVTNGFTGDVEQEFFSAVWDYISLACRHRGFGTKMLRYRIDPEKYGFTYHTMEYDGFTHSWYEYVPEQVKTSGKPVPLVVCMHGRGGTAETFISLSGMSHVAEERDFIVVFPEAGVSSQRPGGIRNLLLWDGNYGDKKIDDTGFILKMIDDVKERHLVDTTRVYACGQSSGGMMTSTLAVKYPGVFAAVAPWSALVKPEDELILPEKIEPAVPFLFLFGENDWLCVDRENGQLEYHVADNIAAFLRNLMKLYQLDEKPLRYTCGEISYYVYMNAKRVPMLTVGTVREMSHANYPRESWISYDEFLTRFSKQEDGTLLYMGEPAM; encoded by the coding sequence ATGAAAATCAAAACATTTCCACAGGATATGAGCGTATTTGAGGTGGATCACGCCCAGCCGAGACGCTGCCTGGTTTCCGGGCTTTTTGAGGAAACCGTAGAGGTGAATGGGCAGAAGCGGATTTTTTATACATACATAAGTCCCGATCTTCTCTATAACAGCCCCTGCCTGGTGCTGGCTTTGTCAGATCATATTTCTGTGGCCGAATATTTGGAAAATAGTTTCTGGCTCCATTTCGCCAAAGAGCATCATATGTTCCTGCACATTCTGGTTCCCCAAAATGAAGCGTGGGATCTGTCAGGGGGTGATGCGGATTACATGAATAAAGTTTATCTGCAGATCAATTCCCGAAGATTCTATGTGACCATGCAGGACAATATCTATGCTGCCGGCATTGGAAATGGCGCTGCCATAGCCCAGCAGGCTGTTATGAAGATGAGCAGCGAATGGTCTGGCCTTGCTACGTTTGGAGATTTAGATGATAGAGCGCTTCTGAACACAGAAGCAACTCACGGGGGAGAAGATACCGGAAAAACGGAGCTTGTCATCTCTGCCGCAAAGGTACAGGTCCCTGCCTGGATGGCGTGGAGCGAGAATAAGGGCGCCAATGCCAAGGTATGTAATTATTGGAAAAAGATCAATCAGGTAGAGGACGAGATCTATTCCAACCGTTGGGCTGATGAGATTTATTTCCCGTCAAAGATTTGTAAAAAGAGCCAGGTGAACGAAGAGAGCATTTCCCAGGTACGTGTGACAAATGGGTTTACCGGAGATGTCGAACAGGAATTCTTCAGTGCAGTATGGGATTATATCAGCCTTGCCTGCCGTCACCGTGGTTTTGGAACGAAGATGCTTCGTTACCGGATCGACCCTGAAAAATATGGATTTACGTACCATACTATGGAGTATGATGGTTTTACACATAGCTGGTACGAATATGTGCCCGAGCAGGTGAAAACAAGCGGAAAACCGGTACCGCTGGTGGTATGTATGCATGGAAGAGGCGGGACTGCCGAGACTTTTATCAGCCTGTCCGGCATGAGCCATGTCGCAGAAGAGCGGGATTTTATCGTCGTATTTCCGGAGGCAGGCGTTTCCTCACAGCGTCCCGGCGGAATCCGAAATCTGCTGCTGTGGGATGGCAACTATGGAGATAAAAAAATAGATGATACCGGTTTTATCCTGAAAATGATTGATGACGTCAAGGAACGCCATTTGGTGGATACGACCCGTGTGTACGCTTGCGGGCAGTCCAGCGGCGGTATGATGACATCGACCCTTGCAGTTAAGTATCCCGGGGTATTTGCCGCAGTTGCGCCCTGGTCAGCGCTGGTTAAGCCGGAGGACGAATTGATTCTTCCTGAAAAAATAGAGCCTGCAGTTCCGTTCCTGTTTCTGTTTGGAGAGAATGACTGGCTCTGTGTTGACCGCGAGAACGGACAGTTGGAATATCATGTGGCAGATAACATTGCAGCTTTTCTCAGGAATCTTATGAAGCTCTATCAGTTAGATGAAAAGCCTCTGCGTTATACTTGCGGTGAGATCAGTTATTATGTATATATGAATGCAAAGCGTGTTCCCATGCTTACCGTAGGCACGGTCAGAGAGATGTCCCATGCAAACTATCCAAGAGAGAGCTGGATTTCTTACGATGAGTTCCTGACCAGGTTCTCCAAACAGGAGGACGGCACTCTGCTCTATATGGGTGAGCCTGCGATGTAA
- a CDS encoding class I SAM-dependent methyltransferase — translation MENADKYSMYGSFARVYDIFMDNIPYDAWSEYLTGLLKKYGVHEGLVLDLGCGTGNMTELLAQKGYDMIGVDNSEDMLEIALEKRIESGHEILYLLQDMREFELYGTVCAVVSVCDSLNYITEPEELLTVFQLVNNYLDPKGVFIFDFNTLYKYSEVLGERTIAENREECSFIWDNYFDEEDGINEYELTLFIREEGGLFRRYEETHFQRAYTLEEMERLVKRSGLEFVTAYDAFTLNAPMETSERIYIVARECGK, via the coding sequence ATGGAAAATGCTGATAAATACAGTATGTACGGTAGTTTTGCCCGTGTTTACGACATTTTCATGGATAATATTCCCTACGATGCGTGGAGCGAATACCTGACCGGGCTTCTTAAAAAGTACGGGGTACATGAGGGGCTAGTCCTTGATCTGGGATGCGGAACGGGGAATATGACGGAGCTGCTTGCACAAAAAGGCTATGATATGATCGGCGTGGATAACTCTGAAGACATGCTGGAGATCGCGCTGGAAAAACGGATTGAGTCAGGGCATGAGATTCTGTATCTTTTGCAGGACATGCGGGAATTTGAATTATATGGAACGGTCTGCGCGGTGGTCAGTGTCTGCGATTCGCTGAATTATATTACGGAGCCGGAGGAACTGCTTACAGTATTTCAGCTCGTCAATAATTATCTTGACCCCAAGGGGGTATTTATTTTTGATTTTAATACATTATATAAGTACAGCGAGGTCTTAGGGGAGAGGACGATTGCGGAAAACCGGGAAGAGTGCAGCTTTATTTGGGACAATTACTTTGATGAAGAAGACGGGATCAATGAGTATGAACTGACGTTATTTATCCGGGAAGAGGGCGGCCTGTTCAGGAGGTATGAGGAGACGCACTTCCAGAGGGCGTATACACTGGAAGAGATGGAGCGGCTTGTGAAGCGCTCAGGGCTGGAATTTGTGACGGCCTATGACGCATTTAC
- a CDS encoding FAD-dependent oxidoreductase → MERKYPNLCKPITIGRTTFRNRMFSAPMGGTDITNDGCIGPKSTAFYELRGKGGAGAVTVSECMVHPQTDASHAYHLDTKILNSLASATYTADAIRRHGAIPSLELSHSGMYAGTYMTDKSKQKTMNQWGPSDTVRPDGVTVRALTKEMIDEITASYKEVASLAKRAGFEMLMVHGGHGWLINQFLSPYFNKRTDEYGGSLENRCRFAIQVLKAVREAVGPFFPIEFRFSGSELFEGGYTLEEGVEIAKILEPYIDLLHVSAGTYQRGFGDTHPSMFKEHGCNVYLAAEIKKHVSIPVATIGGLNSPEQLEEIIAGGKADVVYMARALLADPFLPRKVMENRDEEIVKCLRCFTCMAERAATSTRRCTVNPLIGREMEGDEVLPAPVKKKVLVAGGGPGGLYAAYTAARRGHQVILCEKEEELGGILKSEQALPFKHEMYELAGTYALLAQKAGVQICTSTEVTPEYVEKEAPDALIIAVGSEPLIPPIKGLNGENVVVVNNYYLEKDKVSDDVVVFGGGLAGCECAIHLGMEGKRVHLVEMRDELAPDANVRHRPLLLKEIEKYVTVHTGYRGLEVTGEGVLCENREKEQVLVPGTTVICALGQRSRTKVVESLRDSAPYTAVIGDASRVSTITNAVYWGYHAALDI, encoded by the coding sequence ATGGAAAGAAAATATCCTAATTTATGTAAGCCGATTACGATAGGAAGAACCACTTTTCGTAACCGCATGTTTTCTGCGCCGATGGGTGGGACTGATATTACCAATGACGGCTGCATCGGACCAAAATCAACCGCATTTTATGAACTGAGAGGAAAAGGGGGAGCAGGCGCGGTGACTGTCAGTGAGTGCATGGTACACCCCCAGACAGATGCTTCCCACGCATATCATCTGGATACGAAGATCTTGAATTCTCTGGCATCAGCGACCTATACGGCAGATGCGATCCGCCGTCACGGAGCAATCCCGAGTCTGGAACTTTCGCATTCCGGAATGTATGCGGGAACATATATGACGGATAAAAGCAAGCAGAAGACTATGAATCAGTGGGGGCCATCGGATACGGTCAGGCCTGACGGCGTTACGGTCAGGGCTCTGACGAAAGAAATGATCGATGAGATCACGGCTTCCTATAAGGAGGTGGCGTCTCTTGCAAAGAGAGCCGGATTTGAGATGCTGATGGTGCATGGTGGACATGGCTGGCTCATCAATCAGTTTCTGTCCCCTTATTTTAATAAGAGGACAGATGAGTATGGCGGTTCCCTTGAGAACCGGTGCCGCTTTGCAATCCAGGTATTGAAGGCAGTAAGGGAAGCGGTCGGGCCGTTTTTCCCGATTGAATTCCGTTTCAGCGGATCCGAGCTGTTTGAGGGTGGTTACACACTGGAGGAAGGTGTGGAAATTGCGAAAATACTGGAGCCATACATTGACCTTTTGCATGTGTCGGCAGGAACGTATCAGAGGGGATTTGGCGATACCCACCCGTCCATGTTTAAAGAGCATGGCTGTAATGTTTATCTTGCAGCAGAGATTAAGAAACATGTTTCCATTCCGGTGGCTACCATTGGAGGCCTAAACAGCCCGGAACAATTAGAAGAGATTATCGCAGGCGGGAAGGCAGATGTAGTCTACATGGCGCGTGCGCTTTTGGCAGATCCGTTTCTCCCGAGAAAGGTCATGGAAAACCGGGATGAAGAGATTGTAAAATGTCTGCGCTGCTTTACCTGTATGGCAGAGCGGGCGGCAACTTCGACCAGAAGATGTACGGTCAACCCGCTGATCGGGCGTGAGATGGAAGGTGACGAGGTGCTTCCGGCTCCGGTCAAAAAGAAGGTACTCGTCGCGGGAGGCGGCCCCGGAGGGCTGTATGCAGCTTATACGGCGGCGAGACGCGGTCATCAGGTAATTCTCTGTGAAAAGGAAGAAGAGCTGGGTGGTATCTTAAAGAGCGAACAGGCATTGCCATTTAAGCATGAGATGTATGAGCTGGCCGGAACATATGCATTGCTGGCCCAAAAAGCCGGTGTGCAGATTTGCACTTCCACAGAAGTGACGCCGGAATATGTGGAAAAGGAAGCTCCGGATGCGCTGATCATTGCGGTCGGCTCTGAGCCGCTCATTCCTCCGATCAAAGGACTTAACGGCGAAAATGTCGTTGTGGTAAATAATTATTATCTGGAAAAAGATAAAGTCTCCGATGATGTGGTCGTTTTTGGAGGCGGACTTGCCGGGTGTGAATGTGCGATCCATCTTGGCATGGAAGGAAAAAGGGTGCATTTGGTTGAGATGAGGGACGAATTGGCGCCGGATGCAAATGTCCGCCACCGTCCACTGCTTTTAAAGGAGATAGAAAAATATGTGACTGTACATACCGGATATCGCGGACTGGAAGTGACAGGGGAAGGCGTTCTGTGTGAAAATCGGGAAAAGGAACAGGTTCTGGTACCGGGCACCACTGTTATTTGCGCTCTGGGGCAGCGCTCCCGGACAAAAGTGGTGGAAAGTCTAAGAGACAGCGCGCCGTATACAGCCGTAATCGGCGATGCGTCGAGAGTCTCTACCATCACAAACGCTGTATACTGGGGATATCACGCTGCCCTTGACATTTAG